TACAAGGAGAACTGCCGCTATCTGAAGACCGCGAGGGTGGAGCGGGACGCACCGGAGGACGGCTCCCTGGCCGCCCACTGCACCTTCGAAATTCCGGAGTCCTGCTACATTGCGGACACCGGGCATTTCAACTCGGTGGAGTTCAACATCTGCTACAACCAGATGGCCTACTACCTCATCGCCAAAGCCGTCGAGGCGTCACTCATCGAGCCATTCAACTCCTGGAGCATGAAGGACTACTGGGAGCGTCAACTCCCGAACATCCTTATCGCCGACTTCCGGAGCACGTTCCGCAGCCCTGTCCGGAGCGCTTCCTTCTCGGGGACATTGCAGTTCGTCCGGGTCACGCAGCGAAGCGGTGACCGGCCCATGGTGCTCATCGACACAACATGCCGGTACACCGACACAACGGGCGGGCGTGCCGAAGGCGCCGTCAAGCTGGTCATCACCAATCCTCCGTCGCGTCCCTGAAGGAGTCTACCGTGCCTTTCACCCCCGAAGACGAGCAGCGGGTACATTCCCTGCCGAAGGCTGAGCGGGAAATCGTCCTGGAAAGGATCGTGCTTCGGGAGTTCAGAGTCCAGCTACTCATGGAGGAATCCGATGAGCTTTCTGTCGATGAGAACTACTTCGACCTCGGACTCGGCTCTTTACAGCTCACCGAGGTGAAGGAGCATCTGGAACAGAGCTTCGGATGCGAAGTCGACACGACCCTCCT
This window of the Streptomyces niveus genome carries:
- a CDS encoding FcoT family thioesterase, whose amino-acid sequence is MTTNQAQSTGATVLNTDQMLLDGVLEPYKENCRYLKTARVERDAPEDGSLAAHCTFEIPESCYIADTGHFNSVEFNICYNQMAYYLIAKAVEASLIEPFNSWSMKDYWERQLPNILIADFRSTFRSPVRSASFSGTLQFVRVTQRSGDRPMVLIDTTCRYTDTTGGRAEGAVKLVITNPPSRP
- a CDS encoding acyl carrier protein → MPFTPEDEQRVHSLPKAEREIVLERIVLREFRVQLLMEESDELSVDENYFDLGLGSLQLTEVKEHLEQSFGCEVDTTLLFNNPTISQLLEHLDELITRSAGADRE